The genome window CTCGAAGGACAGCCCGTCAGGGATCGGCATGAGCAGCCGGTGGTGGGTGGTGACGTATTCGGCGTAGCCGCCGCCGGCCAGGAGGCCCATGACGCGGTCACCGGGGCGGAAGCCGTGGACGTCGCGTCCGACCGCGTCGATCTCGCCGGCGTACTCCAGCCCCAGAATCTCCACTTCCGGCCGCGATCCCGGCTGCGGGTAGCCGCCCATGCGCTGGAGGATGTCCGCCCGGTTCACCGCTGTGGCGCGCACACGCACGCGCACTTCGTCCGCGGCCGGCTCCGGATCCGGCACCTCGCGCCAGCGCAGCACCTCCGGTCCGCCGTGGCCTTCGAGCACGATGGCTTTCACCCGCGTTCCCTCCCCCGCCCAACATACCACGGGCTGGCGAGGCGCGGCCGGGCCTGCGCCTCTACCGTGCGGGCGAGGCCGCCGCTCCGGGGCGGCCGACCGGCGCTGCGGGAGCGCGCGCGACGAGCGCGACGCTGCAGAGCACGAGGGCGAGGCCGGCGATCACGTTCCACGACAGCGGCTCTCCCAGGAACAGGGCCCCCCACGCGGTCCCGAACACCGGAACGAGCAGCGTCACGCTGAGCGCCCGCACCGGCCCGACGTCACGGATCAGCGCGAAGAAGAAGAGGTAGGCCACCGCCGTGCACAGGACGGCCAGCGCCGCCACCGCCATGAGGGCAACCGGCGACCACGCGGCGCGGGGCAAGGCGGCGCAGGCGAACGGCAAGAGGATTACGGTGGCCGCGAGCTGTTGCCCGATGGCCATGTCCAGGGGGTGCTCCCCCTTGAACGCTCTGGAGGCATACACCCCGGCGACGGCGTACGAGCACGCGGCCAGGAGCGACATCGCGGCCGAGACGAGGAGCCGACCATCGGGACGGTCCGGCTCCCACCCGACCAGCACCGCCACGCCGAGGATCCCGAGGACGAGTCCGCCCGCCTTCCGCGGCGTGAGCGGGTCGCCCGTCCATACGCGCGTCACGAGCGCCGTGAAGAGCGGCGTGGTGGCGTTGAGGATCGCGGCCAGGGAGGAGGAGAGACGCAGTTCCGCCGCCGCGATCAGCGAAAAGGGCACGGCGGCGTTCAGAAGGCCGAGGACCAGGTAGGACTTCCATTTGCCCGCCACGGCCGGCCTGCGGCGGCTGAGCGCGGCGAACACGCCAAGCGCTGCGCTGGCGATTCCCACGCGCAACCACATCAGGACGACGGGTCCCAGGGTGGGCGCCCCCACGCGGATGAACAGGAACGACCCGCCCCACAGTGCGGCCAGGGTGAAAAGGAAGGCCCATTGCTTCGTGTTCACGTCGAACGCCCCCGTTTCGCACGGTGCCGGCCGGCTGTACTACGTTGTACCACCGCGCCGTCTTCTCCGCCTTTCGAGTTCTTGCGCTGTGATTGCCCGCCCGTATCCGTGCCGGCGCGGGCTCGTGATCCTGCAGTCAGGAGGCGTCCCTCGTGACCCCGGAACAATGGACGGCGATTCTGAATTCACCTCACAGCGACAACAACAGGGGAACGAGAAACGGCACAAGCGCCGTGAGCAGCAACCCGTGCGCGAACGCGAACGCGGCCGTCGGCGCGTCGGTCGCGGCGGCAAGGACGGGAAGGGTCGTGTCCATCGTCGTCGCCCCGCCCGGCAGGACCGCAAGCCAGCGCCTCGAGGGGTGAAGGAGGCTGCCCAGGGCGGGTGCGGCCAGCACGGTGAGGGTCTCCCTGAGGACATTGGCCAGGAACGCCAGCGCGCCGGGCCCCGGTCCCACAAGGTGCGTCACGAGGACCCCTGTCAGGCTGTACCACCCGAACCCGCCACCAATGGCGAGGGAAAGTGAAGGCGGAAGGCCCATGAGCCGGCCGGCCGCCCACGCGCCGGCAAGGCTGCCGGCCGCGCCGGCAAGCGGCCACACCAGGAGACGCCAGCCCTGCGCGAGGATGAAGGTGCGCACGGCGCTCCACTCCACCGCCAGGTCGCGGCCGATGGCGACCAGCAACAGTCCCAGGAGCACGGTGATGGCCGGCTCGACCTGGACGCCGAGTCCCTCGAGGCGGCCCCCCGCGGCTGCACCGAAGGCAAACCCGACCGCGACGGAGGTCACGGCGAGCCACGTGAGGCGCAGGGCGGCGCCACGCGCCGTGCTGCGGTCGCGAGGGCGCGACGCCCCCGGCGAGGGCCCGGGCACTTCCAGAGACACGCCGGCCGGGGCGCCGCCCGCGGCAGCTCCGAGGAGCGTCGCGGCCGCGTACCCGAACGCGAAGGCCATGCCGGCCGTGACCGTGGCGAAGACAGCCGCCTGTCCGCCGAGGAGCGCGACGCTTCTCGCCACCTCCGGCGTCATCCCCATGTGGAGCCCGATGGCGAGAAGCAAAAGCGAGAGCGTGACGCGCACCCACAGCGGCCAGACGGCCGCCGGCACGCGCCGGTCCGCTCCCGTGACATGCACGGCGACGCCGATGACCAGCGAGACGATGACGGTGACGATCCTCGATCCGCCCAACCGTGGGCGCGCGTTCCGCGGACGGGACGCGCGCCCGTGCTAAAGCGACTGCTTGCGCGCGCCGCGCGCCTCCTCCGCGGCCGCGACGACGGCGTCGAGCCCGGCGCCGGTCGAGGCGATGACCGCCGCCGCGATCGCGCCCTCCACGAGCGGCGCGTCCGCGAACCGCACGCGGCCTCGCAGGTCCTCCCGCACCAGCTCCAGCGCCGCGTCCGTGCCCATCACCGAGCTGCCGATGTCGGCGAGCACGCAGACGTCGCCGGCCTCGGCGAGTTCCTGCATGGTCGCGGCGATCCGCGCCACATCGACGCCAAGCCCGCCGTCCACGGCGCCCGCGGCGGTGGCGATGCGGACGCCAGGCGCCATCTGCGCCGCGAGCTCGCGCACACCCTCCGCGAGCGTGCGGCTGTGGCTGACGACGAGCAGCGCCACCGTGCCGGGGCCAGCGGCGCTCTCGCCCGCCGCGCCACGGCCGGCGGCGTCCGCGCCGGCGCCCCCGCCGCGCGCCGCCGTCACGCGTCGCCCTCCTCGGCCGCAACCTCGCTCATCGCCCGCAGGATGAGCGCGGACGACGTCGCCCCGGGGTCCTGATGGCCTGCGCTGCGCTCGCCCAGGTACGCGGCCCGTCCCCGCCGCGCGACGAGCGGCCGCGTCCCTTCCGCGCCCGCTTCCGCGGCGTCCGCCCCGGCCGCAAGCACTTCCGCGACGCCGCCGCCTGCCGCCAGCCGCTCTCGCATGGCGGCCACCGCCGGCGTCCAGGCGTCGACCATGGTCTTGTCGCCCGGCTCCGCCTTGCCCCGCTCCTTCACGCCCGCGAGGCCCGCCTCGAACGCAGTGACAAGGGTGGCGGCGTCGACGGTCGGGGCATCGCCCACGGCCGTCGCCATGCGCAGGAAGAATGTGCCGTACAACGGGCCCGACGCCCCGCCGACGGTGGACAGCAGCGTCATCGCGAGCCCTTTGAGCATGGCGCCGGGCGCCTGCCCGGCGAGCTGGTCGCGCTTCGCCAGCACCGCCTGGAAGCCGCGGTGCAGGTTGATGCCGTGGTCGCCGTCGCCGATCGGCTGGTCGAGTTCCGTGAGCTCATCACGCCGCTCGGCCACCTTCGCCGCCATGCGCTCCACCATGCGCCAGATCCGCGCGCCGTCGAGTTCCTGTACGCCGTCCACGGTCATGCTCCCGTTCAGCTCTGCTTGAATGCCGGCGTGTCGGCCGGCGCGTCCAAGAGCTTCTTCAGGTCGTCGTCCAGCCGGAGAAGGGTGAGCGAGAACCCGGCCATCTCCAGCGACGTCATGAAGTTGCCCACATAGGTACGGTACACGCGCACGCCTTCGCGGTCCAGGCGGAGGTGCGCGGCCCGCGTGGCGACGTACAGCTCCATCAGCGGCGTCGCGCCCATGCCGTTGACCATGAGCGCCGCCTCGCGCCCCGTGTAGTCGATGTCGGCGAGGATGCGGTCGAGCATCATGTCCACGATGGCGGACGCCGGCATCAGCTTGCCCTTCTGCACGCCCGGCTCGCCGTGGATGCCGATGCCGATCTCGATTTCGTCCTCGCCCAGCTCGAACCCCGGCTTGCCCGCCGCGGGCACGGTGCACGGCGAAAGCGCCATGCCCATCGAGCGCACGTTGGCGATGACGTGCTCCGCAGCCTGCTTCACCTCTTGCAGGCTGCCCCCCGCCGCCGCGCGCGCACCCGCGATCTTGTGCACGAAAACGGTGCCGGCCACGCCGCGGCGGCCGGTCGTGTACAGGCTGTCCTGGACCGCGACGTCGTCGTTCACGACGACGCTCGCCACCTCAATGCCCTCGGCCGCCGCCATCTCGCCCGCCATCTCGAAGTTCATCACGTCTCCGGTGTAGTTCTTGATGACGAGCAGGACGCCGCGGCCGCCGTTCACCGCCTTGATCGCCTCGAACACCGGCTCGGGCGTCGGCGAGGTGAACACCTCGCCCGCGACACCCGCGTCCAGCATGCCCGGCCCGACGTAGCCCGCGTGCGCCGGCTCGTGCCCGCTGCCGCCGCCGGAGACGAGGCCCACCTTGCCCTGGACGGGCGCGTCCTTGCGCACGATGACGTTGTGCCCCTCGAGCTTGCGCAGCCGGTCCGGGTGCGCCCGCACGAGGCCCTCGAGCATCTCCGGGACGATGTCCTCGACGGCGTTGATCAGCTTCTTCATCGCGTCCCCCTCCATCGCTCGAAATGGACAGCCGGCCTCCGCCGGCCGCCGCCGCTTCGCTGTTCGGGGCTCAAGCCCCCAGCCAGCCGCCGATCGACAGTGCCAGCCACACGCCGTAGACGCCCATCGCCGCGCCGAGGACGACCAGCGCCCAGTCCAGGCGGCGCGCGGCCGCCGGAGACAGTCCGGCGTCCAGGATCACGGCGCGCAGGCCGTTCAGGCCGTGGTAGATCACGGCAAAGAGCAGGGCCAGCTGCAGCACCAGCCAGTACGGGTTCGCGAAGAGCGCCGCCACGTCGCGGTACGTGAGAAGGCCATGCTTGGCGAAGTGGTTCGCGATCATGTGCAGGGCGATCAGGACGACGAGCAGAAGCCCGGTGAACGCCTGCAGCAGCCACGTCCAGACGGAGTAGCCCCGCTGTCCCACCGCCCTCACCTCCAGGCCGGCGCCAGGATCAGGTACGTCGTGTACGCGAAGATGACCGTCGCCGCGCCCATGGCCGCCCAGAACCACTGCCGCTGGCGGTGGCTGCCGACGCCGAGCCCCACGAACACCAGCCGCACCCCGTTCAGGCCGTGCACGACGAGCACCGCGACAAGGGCGACGTCGAAGAGAAGAAACGGCCAGGAACTCATCCAGCGCACCAGCCGGTCGTAGCCGGCCGGACCCTGGAACAGCGCCGAGAGCACGGCGAGGTGCGCGAACACGTAGGCGAGCAGGAGGAGCCCCGTGACGCGGTTCAACACGAACGCCCACATGCCGGTGTGGCGGCCGCGCGGCGCGAACCAAGCGCGCCAGTCCGCGTCGCGGCGCGCGTGCCGGTCGCTCATCGCTTCGCCCCCTCCGCCAGGCCAAGGTGCCGCCGGACCAGGTGCGCGCGCAGCTCCATCAGCGCCTGTCCCGGGTCCACCCCCGCCGGGCACGCCGCCGTGCACTCGAACACGTGGTGGCAGCGCCACACGCCGTGCGGCTGGTCGGCGGCTGCCAGGCGGCGGTCGTCGTCGCCCGGCTTCGTCGGATCCTTGAGCCCGCGCAGCGCCAGCGCAAGCGGCGCCGGGCCCAGGTACTGCAGGTCGCTGGCCACGATGGGGCACGCGGACATGCACGCCCCGCACGTGATGCAGTGTTCGAAGTGCGTGTCGTCCTCCCCGTGCCCGGCGACGAGGTCCGCGTCGACGGCGTCGAGCTTCCCATAGAATTCGCCGAAGTCCACGGCCAGGTCGCCCATCACGGGGAAGTTTCGCAAGGGCTCCAGCGTGACGGTGGCGCGGGCGCCTTCGGGCAGGCGGTAGTCCTTGCCGTGGCCGCTGCGCTCGCGCAGCTTGCCGGCGGCGATCTGGCCGACGGTCGTGAGGCACGCCAGGCGATCCCGCCCGTCCACGCGCAGCGCGCACGTTCCGCAGGACGCGTGGTGGCAGGAGTGGCGGTACATCAGGTCGGGCGCCGGACCGGCCTGCAGCGCCTCCAGAACGTCGAGCAACGACCAGTCCGCGTCCGCCGGCAGCGTGTACGACTCATACCGGCCGCCCCGCGCCGCCGATGGGCGCGCGAGCCCGCGCAGCACGCGCACGGTGAGCTCCACCTCGGGCATCAGCTTCCCCCCTGCCAACGGAACCGGTAGAACGGCAAGAGCGGCAGCTCCTTGGTTCGGCATTCCCGGCGGACGCCCAGCTTCTCGCAGACGCGGTCGCCGACGATCTCCGCCATCAGCCGCGACGTCGTCGTCTTGCCGCCGACGACGGACAACAGGCCGTCCGCCCCGTCCCCGCGACCGTGGTCGAACACCTGGAACCCCCGCGACAGCTCGCGCCCGTCGCTCTCCTTGTTCCCGGCCACGAGCGGGCGCGCCGCCGCAAACGCGGAAAGGATCGGCGCGCTCCGCACGGCCGGGATCAGCTTCGCGCCTTCGTCGATCATCCGCCGGACGTGGTCCGGCGGCACCGGGATGCGGTCGCCGCTTTCCACGTTCCACGAGGTCGTGCCGATGATCGACGTCAGACGCTGCGGCACGATGATGTCCCCGTCGCCGGGCGGCCGCAGGCGGTTGATCACGCGCTGGTTGAGGCGTTGCGCCAGCGCCACCATGACGCCTGCGCTGGGCTGCACCGGAACGCTCACGCCGGCGAGGGCCGCCACGCGGCCCGCCCAGGGCCCGGC of Clostridia bacterium contains these proteins:
- a CDS encoding lysine exporter LysO family protein — translated: MVTVIVSLVIGVAVHVTGADRRVPAAVWPLWVRVTLSLLLLAIGLHMGMTPEVARSVALLGGQAAVFATVTAGMAFAFGYAAATLLGAAAGGAPAGVSLEVPGPSPGASRPRDRSTARGAALRLTWLAVTSVAVGFAFGAAAGGRLEGLGVQVEPAITVLLGLLLVAIGRDLAVEWSAVRTFILAQGWRLLVWPLAGAAGSLAGAWAAGRLMGLPPSLSLAIGGGFGWYSLTGVLVTHLVGPGPGALAFLANVLRETLTVLAAPALGSLLHPSRRWLAVLPGGATTMDTTLPVLAAATDAPTAAFAFAHGLLLTALVPFLVPLLLSL
- the dhaL gene encoding dihydroxyacetone kinase subunit L, whose product is MVERMAAKVAERRDELTELDQPIGDGDHGINLHRGFQAVLAKRDQLAGQAPGAMLKGLAMTLLSTVGGASGPLYGTFFLRMATAVGDAPTVDAATLVTAFEAGLAGVKERGKAEPGDKTMVDAWTPAVAAMRERLAAGGGVAEVLAAGADAAEAGAEGTRPLVARRGRAAYLGERSAGHQDPGATSSALILRAMSEVAAEEGDA
- the dhaK gene encoding dihydroxyacetone kinase subunit DhaK, translated to MKKLINAVEDIVPEMLEGLVRAHPDRLRKLEGHNVIVRKDAPVQGKVGLVSGGGSGHEPAHAGYVGPGMLDAGVAGEVFTSPTPEPVFEAIKAVNGGRGVLLVIKNYTGDVMNFEMAGEMAAAEGIEVASVVVNDDVAVQDSLYTTGRRGVAGTVFVHKIAGARAAAGGSLQEVKQAAEHVIANVRSMGMALSPCTVPAAGKPGFELGEDEIEIGIGIHGEPGVQKGKLMPASAIVDMMLDRILADIDYTGREAALMVNGMGATPLMELYVATRAAHLRLDREGVRVYRTYVGNFMTSLEMAGFSLTLLRLDDDLKKLLDAPADTPAFKQS
- the sdhC gene encoding succinate dehydrogenase, cytochrome b556 subunit, coding for MSDRHARRDADWRAWFAPRGRHTGMWAFVLNRVTGLLLLAYVFAHLAVLSALFQGPAGYDRLVRWMSSWPFLLFDVALVAVLVVHGLNGVRLVFVGLGVGSHRQRQWFWAAMGAATVIFAYTTYLILAPAWR
- a CDS encoding succinate dehydrogenase/fumarate reductase iron-sulfur subunit, giving the protein MPEVELTVRVLRGLARPSAARGGRYESYTLPADADWSLLDVLEALQAGPAPDLMYRHSCHHASCGTCALRVDGRDRLACLTTVGQIAAGKLRERSGHGKDYRLPEGARATVTLEPLRNFPVMGDLAVDFGEFYGKLDAVDADLVAGHGEDDTHFEHCITCGACMSACPIVASDLQYLGPAPLALALRGLKDPTKPGDDDRRLAAADQPHGVWRCHHVFECTAACPAGVDPGQALMELRAHLVRRHLGLAEGAKR
- a CDS encoding FAD-dependent oxidoreductase → AGPWAGRVAALAGVSVPVQPSAGVMVALAQRLNQRVINRLRPPGDGDIIVPQRLTSIIGTTSWNVESGDRIPVPPDHVRRMIDEGAKLIPAVRSAPILSAFAAARPLVAGNKESDGRELSRGFQVFDHGRGDGADGLLSVVGGKTTTSRLMAEIVGDRVCEKLGVRRECRTKELPLLPFYRFRWQGGS